The Dokdonia sp. 4H-3-7-5 genomic interval TTAACTAAAATGTCTCAATTACAAAATGACATTAAAGTTGTTGAGAATGAATTATTGTCAAAATTACTTTCTGGTAATCTTAAAGAACTTGCTTCTTTAAACAACTACGAAACTGTAATGACAACTTCAAAAGGTGCTTATTACACAGGATCAACATTTGATGGAGTTCTTTCTTTAGGTCGTGTAGATTCTTCTACTAAGCCTTCTAGAGTAGAATTAAAATTAGATGGACGTGCAATCCCTGCAGATAAAGTTTCTTTCGATGGTGGTAAACTTGTTTTAGGAGTAAACACTGGAGGTGTAGGTGATCACAAAATTACGGGATCATTATTTTACCCTCAAGATGGTAAGGAAATCGAAGTTCCAGTTGAGCAATCTTTTACGACCATTAACAAGCCTAACTCTGCTACTATCGCGGCAGATAAGATGAATGTTGTTTATCGTGGAGTTGCAAACCCAATGACGATATCATTTGCTGGGGTATCTGATAATGCAGTTTCTGCATCTGGAGCAGGTCTTTCTAAAAGATCTGGAACTAGCTATTCAATGACTCCTGGTCAAGGACGTGAAGTAACGATTAATGTGACTGCAAAGCTTCCTGATGGAGGTAGTGCTTCAGATAAAGCTGTTTTCCGTATTAAAGATATTCCACGTCCAGTGGGAACTTTAGGAGGTGATGATGGCGGTAATTTAAAGAAGCCTAGAAACACAGTTGCAGCAGCACCAATAGGAGCAAGCCTTCCAGATTTTGACTTTGATCTTAATCTAAACGTAAATAGCTTCAAATTTAGAGCAGGAGATGCGGCTACAGTTTCTGTACAAGGCAATAAACTTAACGGAGCTGCACAATCTGCATTAAAGCGTGCAAAAAGAGGATCTACAGTACAGATTTTTGATATTAAAGCAAGTATACAAGGTAACTCAGGATATAGATTGAAAACAGTTTCTCCAATCATCATTGAGTTAGCAAACTAAAATAAAAGTAATTATGAGTCTTAAACGTTTAATTTTTGTTGCACTCGGTCTATTGATGGCAGTTCCAGCATTTGCACAAGGAAATATCCTTAATGCAAAAACGCCAGATGAAATGTTTGAAGTTACCGAAGAGCAAAAAGCAAAGGACAATGACAATCCATTGCCATACGGTTACGTAGAAAAACGTGACGTGTTGTGGGCAAAAAACACATGGGAGGTTATTGATCTTGATGAACGCGTAAATTTCCCGCTCTACTACCCTATTGATACTATCAATATGGGATCAGATCGTCGTTCACTTTTTGATGTTCTAGTAAAGAATATTAAAAATGGAAAGATTGATGCTATTTACAGAGATTCATACTTCACAGAAAAAATCCAACTAGGAGATCTTTCTGCCGCAATGGTAAAAATTGATACTTCTGATGCTGGATATGATCAATTAAATGCTGGAGAGTCAATTTCTGATTATAACATCGAGCGCACAGAGATCACTGCTTATGATATCAACGCATACCACATACGTGGATACTGGTATATCGATAAGCGTCAAGGAGAACTTAAGTACCGATTATTAGGTATTGCACCAGTTTCTGGTGATGTAAATTTCTTAGATGATGCAAGTGCAGCAGATATTGAACTTTTCTGGATATGGTTTCCAGGAGCGCGTGAAGTATTGCACAATGCAAAAGCATTTAACCGCAAGAATACGTCTATGCCTATATCATTTGACCACTTGTTAAATAGTAGACGTTTTAACGCGACTATTTATAAAGAGGATAACGTACAAGGTGACCGTAAGGTTAAGGAGTACATCAATGATAACTCAATGATGCAATTACTAGAGTCAGATCGTATCAAAGAACGTATTAGGGATATTGAACAGGATCTTTGGAATTACTAGTTTAATTTTTAATTATAATATAAGCCACCTAAGCAATACGTTTAGGTGGTTTTTTTATTTTATAAATCTCAGACTGATAAAAAGGAAGACGGTGCGCACTTTGTGAGCCTACTATTCCTGTATTTTTGTAAGGTGAAAGAAGTAGATTATATTATCGTAGGTCTTGGGCTGGCAGGTATCGCATTTTGTGAAGAGTGCGAGCGCAATGGTAAGTCTTTTATTGTCATAGATAAAGGAACAGAAGGCGCAAGCCGTGTAGCAGCTGGTTTGTATAACCCAGTAATTTTAAAGCGATACTCACTGCCTTGGAAGGCTATTGAGCAATTTGACCTTGCAATACCATATTTCAGAAATTTAGAAGAGAAACTCGGCGAGTCGTTCATGTATGAATTGCCCGTGCGCAAAGTATTCCATTCTATCGAAGATCAAAATAATTGGTTTACAGCAAGTGATAAGCCTGGATTGGAGCGGTTTGTGAAAACTGCGATAGTAAAGGAAGAGCGTGAGGAGATTTCGGCACCATTTAATTATGGGGAGGTGCTTGAGACAGGTAGAGTTGCAATCACAAAACTCCAGACGTCATATGAGCAATACCTTGTTGATAAGTCCGCTTTCGCGAAAGCGGTATTTGATTATGACTTATTACAATTACAAGACTCATCAGTAACATATGATGGCTACAAAGCCTCTCGAATTGTCTTTGCCGAAGGTTATGGAGTGAAGCAAAACCCTTACTTCGGGAAATTGCCATTAGTTGGTAATAAGGGAGAATACATAATTATCAGTGCTCCACAATTACAATTAAATGCAGCAATTAAATCTTCATTCTTTATCGTTCCATTAGGAAACGATCTTTATAAAGTAGGTGCAACTTATAATTGGACAGATAAAGATTGGGAAGCGACAACAGAAGCTCGTGAAGAGCTTTTAGAAAAGCTTGACGCACTAATTAATGTTTCTTATGCAGTCGTCGATCAAGAGGCGGGCGTGCGTCCTACGACGGGGGATAGAAGACCACTCCTTGGTGTTCACCCTATCTACAACCAGCTAGCCATATTAAATGGATTAGGCACAAGAGGAATCATGGCAGGTCCTCTGCTAGCGAAGTATCTCTATAATTTTTTAGAGCATCAAGAAGCACTCCCTGCTGAATTGGATGTGATGCGTTTTCCTAAAAAATTCAAGTAGTCGGTTTTGGTAATTAGCTTGACAGTTGATCTTTAGCTGGGTCGTACTTCATGAAAAAATTGATCCATATATTTCGAGCAAGTCGCATAATGACAGGCATGAATACAATCATGGTTCCTACAATTGCGATAAATGTATTAACTAGAGTTGCCTCAAAAAAGAAGTAGGTAATTACAAATGCTGCTGTCGCAAAAGCAATCCCAACAGGGTAACTTACATACATTGCCCCATAAAAGAAGGAAGGTTCTATTTTGTATTTTGTATTGCAATGAGAGCAGCGTTCATGCATTTTGAGCGTTTGGGAAAGTATGTACGGATTTGGGTTTTTATACATGGATTCATTTTGACAAACAGGGCATTTTCCTTTAATAATACTGTTAATTTTGCTGCCTTTTAGAATTCCCATAATCTCTTTGGTTTATGAGTACAAATTTAAGCATCTTTGCAGTCCTCATACTTTATAAATCATATTTTTTACTTATCTCCTTATGCTTAATATTCATAACCTTTCTGTCTCTTTTCAAGGCGAATATCTTTTTGAAGAAATCACCTTCCGTCTTAATGGAGGAGATCGCGTGGGGCTTGTAGGTAAAAATGGTGCAGGTAAGTCTACTATGTTGCGCATTATTTCTGGCGAGCAACCTTATGATACTGGATCTATAGCTATTGAAAAAGAGATAAGTATTGGTTTTCTTAAGCAGGATATTGACTTTGTAGAAGGAAGAACCGTTCTTCAAGAATCTTATGAAGCTTTTAAAGAAATTAAGGAGCTAGAAGGCAAACTTGAGGAGATTAATAGTCAGCTAGCTACTCGTACAGATTATGAGAGTGAGGGATATAACCAGTTAATGATTGACATAAACGATGTGCAACATCAATATGAGGTGCATGGAGGTTATAACTATAAAGGAGAGACAGAACGTATCCTTCAGGGACTAGGTTTTAAACGTGAAGATTTTGATAAGCTTACAGATACTTTTTCTGGAGGATGGCGCATGCGTATTGAGCTTGCAAAGCTATTACTTCAAAACCATGACATCCTATTACTGGATGAGCCTACAAACCACTTAGATATAGAATCTATTATTTGGCTTGAGACCTTCTTAAAAGGATATTCTGGAGCTGTAGCAATTGTGTCGCACGATAAAATGTTCTTAGACAATGTTACAAATCGTACTATTGAGATTTCTTTAGGACGTATTTATGATTACCCCAAACCATACACAGAGTACCTAGTCTTACGTAAAGAATTAAGAGAGCAGCAACTTGCTTCTCAGAAAAACCAGCAAAAGCAAATAGAGCAAACGGAGAAACTCATTGAGAAATTCCGTGCAAAAGCATCTAAGGCAACTATGGCACAATCTCTTATTAAGAAGCTTGATAAGATAGATCGCATTGAAGTAGATGAGGATGATAATAGTGTGATGACATTAAAATTTCCAGTATCCGTTACTCCAGGAAAAGTGGTGGTAGAGGCAAACGATGTTGAGAAAAGTTATGGGGATAAGACAGTACTACAAGGGATAGATTTACTTGTAGAAAGAAATACAAAGACTGCCTTTGTAGGGCAAAATGGTCAAGGCAAATCTACACTTGCTAAAATTATAGTAGGAGAACTAGCGCACCAAGGTGATGTAAAGTTAGGACACAATGTGCAAATAGGATACTTCGCTCAAAATCAAGCAGAATACCTAGACGGCTCAAAAACCGTTGAGGAAACAATGATCGATGCGGCAGATGAACGCACTAGGCCGCTTGTGCGTAATATTTTAGGTTCTTTTCTTTTTAGGGGTGAAGAAGTAGATAAATATGTGCGTGTACTTTCTGGAGGTGAGCGTAACAGACTTGCACTTGCAAAATTGATGTTGCAGCCTTTTAATGTGCTTGTGATGGATGAGCCTACTAACCACCTCGACATAAAATCTAAGAATGTTTTAAAGGATAGTCTTAAGCAGTTTGAAGGAACCCTTATTGTAGTATCTCACGATCGTGATTTCTTACAAGGACTTACAGATCGCGTTTATGAATTTAAAGACCACCGTATACGTGAATTTCTGGGTGATGTAGATCATTATCTTGAACAGCGCGAGGTGTCAAACTTACGCGAGATAGAAAAGAGAGATGTCATCAAAAAAGAGGCGCCAGCAAAAAGCTCTAAAAAATCATACGAAGATCAGAAGAAGCTTAAATCACTTAATAATAGGTTGAGTAAGGTGGAATCTAATATCAACAAACTTGAAAGAGAAGTTAAGCAACTTGATGCTGAGCTTGCAACTAATTATGATGAGACCGTTGCGAAGCCAGATTTTTTTGATAATTATAACGGCAAAAAAAAGAAGCTAGATGGGTATATGGAAGACTGGGGCAAAATCACAGAAGAGCTCGACGCTTTGAACTAATATTTTCCTCACGCTTTCGCGAAAGCGAAAAGAATCAATGCTAAAACCTGCTCTCGAGTAGGTTTTTTTTATTCGTTACTACTTTCGGTTCGCTAAAAGAACATGGATCGCACTTACTACATATTAAGCCAGTAATTTGGAATTTCTTTACATTGTACTTAAGCTAGAAGTAATTGGATTGTAATTTAAAATAGTAAGAATAAAACTTTTTTTTAAGAACTAATTAACAAGACCCGGTCGATTACATAGGTAGCTTTGTTTTTTTGATGCCAAAGTATCACAATTAACTAAAATTTAAAGTTTGTTAACTCATTTGAGAGACTTGACTTTAACCTAAAATAATTAAATGCGTAACATAATACTCTCTGTAATAGGTGTGCTCGTAATTGTAGGAGCTATTTTTGCCGCTATTAAAATTAGTGAAAGCAATGACAAACCAAAACCTGAAGTAAAAAAGGTTGTTAAAACTGTTTTTGTAGAAGAAGTAAAAAATGGAACAGTACCAATCACCATACCAGCAAATGGCTCATTGGTTGCAAAAAATAGGCTAGAATTATATGCCGAGGTTCAAGGGGTTTTTCGAAGTAGTGCACATGATTTTAAAGCAGGTCAATCATATAGAAGAGGCGAGACCTTGATACGCATAGACGGTGCAGAGTTTAATGCCTCTATACAATCTGCTCGAAGCGAATTTTCAAACCTTCTCACTTCTTTAATGCCAGATCTACGTTTAGATTACCCAGAAGCTTTTCCGCAATGGCAAGAATATCTAGAAAAATTTAGTGTTGACAAAAGTATACCTGACCTTCCAGAAATCACTTCTGATAATGTAAGATATTTCATAACAGGGCGTGGAGTATCTGCAGCCTACTACAACATCAAGAATTTAGAGCAGCGTTCTTATAAATATAGAATAACAGCACCATTTTCTGGAATAGTAACGGAAGCTTTAGTGACGAACGGAACTTTAATAAGGCAAGGTCAAAAGTTAGGTGAATTTATCGATACCTCTGTCTTTGAACTTGAATTATCTATAAGTAAAAACTTGAGTGACCTTCTCAAAATTGGAGAGGATGTGAGCCTAAAAACTGTAAATGGTAATAAATCATATACTGGTAAGGTAGTTCGTGTTAATGGAAGAGTAGATCAAGCTACACAAACAATCGGTGTTTTTGTACAAGTGGATGGAGACGACTTAAAAGAAGGAATGTATCTTGAATCCTTGCTTGAAGCAAAAAATGAACAAAATGCAATTGAGCTTTCTAGAAAATTACTTGTAGATCAAAACAAAATTTTTGTTCTTAAGGATAGTATTCTTGATGTTATGGAAGTTAATCCTGTATATTTTTCTCCAGATAAAATGGTTGTTAAAGGTATCCCAGATGGAACTAAGGTTTTATCTAAATCTGTTCCAGGAGCATACGCAGGTATGTTAGTAAAGGAGAATAAAGAACAAACACAAACCCCAGAATGAAAAAAATAATAAGTTATTTTATAAGATATTCGGTAGCTGGGAATGTTCTAATTCTAGCCTTTGTAATCTTTGGGGTTGCAGGTATATTGCAGCTTAAGTCATCCTTTTTTCCTTTACAGGAAGCCGAAATTATTAATATTAATGTTACTTATCCAGGTGCAGCTCCTCAAGAAATAGAAGAAGGTGTTGTACTTAAAATTGAGGATAACCTTAAAGGTTTAATAGGGGTTGAACGTGTGACCTCTACTTCACGAGAAAGTGGTGGGAGTATTACTGTAGAAATTGAAACGGATGAGAATATTGATGATATGCTTGCCGAGGTAAAAAATGCAGTTGATAGAGTGCCTAACTTTCCGACAGGTATGGAACCTCTTGTGGTATCAAAACAAGAGCAAATACGTCAAACTATTGATTTTGCAATAAGTGGTGAGAATATTGAATTAAGTGCGCTTAAGAATATAGCTAGAGATATTGAAAATGACCTTAGGGCCATGGATGGTATTTCACAAATAAATATATCTGGATACCCACAAGAGGAAATCGAAATTGCTGTCCGAGAAAACGATCTTCTTGCGTATGATCTCACATTTGTAGAAGTCGCACAAGCTGTAAGTCGAGCAAATATCCTTACGACAGGTGGTAATATCAAAACTGATGCAGAAGATTATCTTATAAGGGCTAGTAACCGTGTTTATTATGGTAATGAGCTTAATAATATTGTTGTGCGATCACAACAAGATGGAACCACAGTGCGACTTCAAGATGTTGCCGATGTAAGCGATCGATTTTCTGAAACTCCAAATGCCTCTTACTTTAATGGTAATATGGCAGTTAATATTGAAATAACAAATACTAATAGTGAAGATCTCATAACGACAGCAGATCAAGTAAACGAGTATATTTTAGAATTCAATGAAAAGTATACGGGTATACACATTGACGTAGTAAGTGATTCATCTATACGTCTAAATGAACGCACAAATCTGCTTATTGAAAATGGAGCTGTTGGAATTATTCTTGTTTTAGTCTTTCTATCCTTTTTTCTAAACACAAGACTAGCTTTTTGGGTAGCCTTTGGGTTGCCTATATCCTTTTTAGGAATGTTTATTTTTGCCGACTCATTTGATGTTACTATTAATGTGCTGTCGTTATTTGGAATGATCATCGTGATAGGGATTCTAGTAGACGATGGTATTGTGATTTCAGAGAATATCTATCAGCATTTTGAAATGGGGAAATCTCGCACACAAGCCGCGATAGATGGAACAATGGAAGTACTGCCGCCGATTATAGCAGCAATCACAACAACTATACTTGCTTTTTCTACATTCCTATTTTTGGATGGGCGGATAGGTAATTTTTTTGGCGAAGTCTCCGTTATTGTAATATTAACACTGGTGGTTTCTCTAGTAGAGGCATTAGTAATCCTTCCCGCACACATTGCACACTCAAAAGCACTTATACCTGACGATGAAATTTCTATCAAGGATAAAAAGGGAATAGATAAACTCTTATTTAAACTAAGAAAATATAATGAGTACGGTGATCAAATGATGCGTTATCTGAGGGATAAAGTATATAGTCCCATACTGAGATTTGCTTTGCAACAACGTTTTGTGACTTTTGCAATACTTGCTGCTCTTATGATCTTAACTATAGGGAGTATAAGTGGAGGAATTATACGTACAGCCTTTTTTCCAAATATTGCTAGTGATAGGGTAAGTATTAACCTATTGATGCCAGAAGGTACTAATCCAAAGATTACAGATAGTATTATAACATCAATTGAGACAGCTGTGTGGGTTGTAAATGAGGATTATACTGCAAGACAATCAGGTAACAAACAGGTAGTCGAAAACATTATAAAGCGTGTAGGACCGGGTAACAATAAAGCTTCTTTAAATGTTAACTTGCTTCCGGGTGAAGAAAGAGATTTTGCTTCCCAAGAAATAACAAACTCAATACGAGAACAGGTAGGGGAAGTTTATGGAGTAGAATTGTTAACATTTGGGTCTGGAGGAAATTTTGGAGGTAGTCCTGTTTCAGTTTCTATTTTGGGTAATAATACTGAAGAATTAAAAGCTGTTAAACAAGAGCTTAGGACGTATATGGAGACAAATCCATTACTAGCAGATGTGACAGACACAGATCCAGAGGGTATTAAAGAAATTAATGTAGAGCTTAATGAAACTGCATATGCTCTTGGTTTAAATCTTGCGGATGTAATGTCTCAAATAAGAGCAGGCTTTTTTGGTCTACAAGCTCAACGTTTTCAGAGAGGTCAAGATGAAATACGAGTTTGGGTCAGGTATGCACGTTCTGATAGGGAATCAATAAATGATCTTGATGAAATGCGAATTGTAACTCCTAGTGGACAAAGAGTTCCTTTTGCTGAAATTGGCACTTATGAAATTATGCGTAGTGACGAGTCAATACGACACCTTAACGGCCTTAGAGAAATTCAAGTGAATGCAGATCTTAAAGATCCCAAAGGTAGTCCTACAGAGATTTTGGCCACTATAGAGAATACAGTGATGCCAGACATACTCTCAAAATACCCAACGGTAAGAGTAATATATGAGGGGCAAAATAGAGAGGCAAAAAAACTTACCGACTCCGCAGAGATTGTAGTTCCTGTGATTATATTTCTTATTTATATTGTGATTGCTTTTACTTTCAGAAGCTACAGTCAACCTCTTTTATTGATTTTAATGATACCGTTTAGTCTTATAGCAGTGGGCTGGGGCCATTGGATTCACGATTTTCCTGTAAATATTCTTTCTGCCTTAGGTATTATTGCTTTGATAGGTATTATGGTTAATGATGGGTTGGTTCTTATTGGTAAGTTTAACTCATTTTTACGGGAAGGAATGGCATTTGACACTGCGTTATATGAGGCAGGGAGAACGCGTTTTAGAGCAATATTTCTTACATCAGTCACAACAATTGCCGGTATAGCTCCATTGCTATTAGAAAAAAGTAGGCAGGCGCAGTTTCTTAAACCTATGGCAATATCTATAGCTTACGGAATTGGTATTGCTACAGTATTAACATTGATTATACTTCCAATACTTTTATCATTTACAAATACGGTGAAGCAGAAGTCTAAGTGGTTGGTAACAAATGAAAAGGTCACTAAGGAAGAAGTAGAGCGTGCAATTAAGGAGATGAAAGAGGAGGAAGAGCATAATACTTCAAATGCTGCGATGGATGATAAAAATAGCTCAGACGGGGATGCTACCTTAATAAAACCACTTTATGACAAATAGATTATATAGCGTGCCATTAATTTTGGTATTATTATGTGCTTATGTCAGCGCATTTGCTCAAGAACCCCAAACTCCATTTCTTTCTTCAGAGGATGCAGTACGTGCCATGCTTACTAATAATTTTGGGATTCAGATCGCAAATAATAATGTAGGTGTAGCAGATAACAACACAAGTATTTTAAATTCTGATTATCTCCCTACTGTTTTTGGACAAGCAGGTGCAAATTTTGACAGAACTACGAGTACTACGGATTTTAATGGTGCTTTAGATAATGATGGAAATGCTCGTCCTAATGTGGTTATACCAGACGCCGAAACTGTGCGTTATGATGCATCTATAAATGCAAGTTATACTCTTTTTGACGGTTTAGGTAGATTTTATAATTATAAACAGCTTAAGGAGCAATACAACCTATCACAGTTAGAGGCGAGAGAAACTATAGAAAACACCATGGTTCAGCTTTTTTCAGTGTATTATGAGGTTGCCCGTATAGAAGAAAATATAGCTGTTTTTGAAACTGCACTAGAGATTTCAAGAAAGCGTGAAACGCGTGCCCAGTATCAATTTGATTATGGGCAAGTTAATAAACTACAAATTCTAAATGCTCAAGTAGATATTGTAACAGATAGTATTAATTTATTAAATGCTAAACAGCAACTGCGCAACACACAACGTGATCTCAATGTAGTTCTTGCGGCCCCACTTGAAAATTTAAAAACAGCAGATACTACAGTGGCATTCGTAAGTCCGCTATTGATAGATAGTTATGTTGAGCAGGCAAGTGTAAATAATGTGAATTTATTGCAAGTTGAACAGGATATCATTATTTCAGATTATGAAATAAAAAAGGCAAAAGGACTCTTTTTGCCAACCATAGGGTTAACTGGTAGTTATGGATGGAATCTCGCAAACAATCCTGCATCTGCTTTTTTTCCTGGAACTACTAGAAGTTCGACTAGTCTTGCTGCCGGGGCCAGCTTAAGCTGGAATATTTTTGATGGCGGCAGATCAATTGTAGGATTAAAAAATGCACGAATAGCTCTTGATAGTCAGAAGTTAATTAAAGAGCAGCTCAAGCAACAGGTTTACAGAGACATTGCTAATGCAAAAGGAAATTATCAGAATGCACTAATGGTTTTTAGATTGCAAGAGCAAAATGTAATTACTAGCGAGGCTAATTTTGAGCGCTCATCAGAACAATTTAAATTAGGTCAAGTATCAAGTGTAGAGTTTCGTCAAGCACAATTAAATCTTCTTAATGCGCAGACTACCAAGAACGCTGCAAAGTATACAGCAAAGCTTGCAGAGATACAGTTATTACAGCTTACAGGTCAATTGCTTAATGTAGATTTTTAAAACGTAGGTAGCGCTTTCGCGAAAGCGTAATCCTCTATATATTAGATCGTCATGTACGAACATTTTTTTCAATGCCCTTACTGTTGGGAAGAGATTTCTATGCTCTTAGATCCATCCATAAGTAGTGTGTATGTAGAAGATTGTGAGGTTTGTTGTAACCCTATTGAATTGCAAGTAGGTTTTGAGGATGGAACTTTAACTTCATTCTCTGCTATAGACATCGAACAATAGCCCATTTTCTTACATTTGGGCGTTATTTTTTATTTATTAAATATCTATCTTTCTATCAATAAATAATTTATGATAATAGAACTTAATATCGCAGATGACACCCTAGGATTTGTTTATGAAAACAAAATCGCTCAAGATGGTGTTAACCAAGTAAAGGCGGCGATAGAGAAAAAGCTTGAAAGTCACGATAAAATCAATATCTATCTTGAAGATGATGATGTGGATGAGATTGAGATAAGAGCATTTATTGACCATACATTTTTTGATATTTCTTATGCTAAGCGTATCAATAGATTAGTGATTGTATCTAACAGGTCGTGGATACGCCGCGTAGTGCGTCTCAAGGATTTATTAATGACCTCAGACGTGAAGGCTTACTCGTCAAAAAAACGTGTAGATGCTTTATGCTGGGTTATGAAAAAATAAGAATTTATCCTTTTCCTGCTAGTGTCGCGATTAATCCAGACTTGAGGTTGAGCCAAAGATAATTGAAGAATGACTTTGTTGCATCTCTTTCTGTCTCACCAGTACCCTCTCTAAAATCTGTAGGCTTGTCATCACTATCTTCTTTAATAAATAGGTTTACAACCTTAGATAATAACTTGTTAATGCCTTTCCCTCTTTTGCGCATTATTTCAATCTCAAAATCGTCATATTTCATACGCATATCAATGCTAGATTTGCTAGCATTACCGTCTATGGTAAAGTAGGTTTGGTAAGTTTCACCTGTGAGTTTAATATTTAGATTGGGAGCGGTAAATTGATTCATCTGTTCTCCTGGTAATTTTCCTATACTTCCTTTAAATAGAAACAGATCATTTTTATCATTTACATCAAAAGACCAATCTACTTCAATAGGAGTGTTATCCATAAAAGTAGCGGTGAGTTTTAAAGCTGTTTTATCTCCAGCAGGATATGTGTTTCCTAGTTTGTTTATAGATGCATTAAGAGCAGAAAATTCAATGCGACCTCCTTGATTGTCATCCTTTAATTTTTCTTGATAAACAATGCTACCATCTTTAATAGTTACATTATTTACTAGGAGGTTAATAGGAGCCTCCCTGAGCATCTTACTATAAAGAGGCTTGTAAGTATTATCATCAGTAACTAGCTTGTCTCTAAAAACATTTAAAGTAGGTTTGTCAATTAAGATCGAGATAGCTCCAGCAAATAACTCACTATTTTCAAATCCAAAAGTGGGATTGTCTATTTCAATCGCTGCTATTGCGAGATTAAAATGATCTCTTTCAATTGGAGTTATATTTGAGAGGTCAGCCTTACTATATTTTGTATTCAATGTGATATTGTTGAAACGTCCTTTTCTATCAGTTATGGTAAAATCTTCAAGAGTGAGTCGTTCGTATTTGCCTACTTTGAGAGATATTTCGGAACCATTAGCATTGTAGTCCGAGTAATCTAGAGGTATCTTTCTTGAAAGAGTTTTGCTATCTATATAGATGTCGTCTATTTCTAAGGTGATATCTCCTACGCTAACGGATATTGAGTCTTTTGTTCCATCATAAATTGTCAATGAGGCATTATCTATACTTAACTCTTCAAGCAGGATAGGTTTAAAAACTTTTGCAAGAGGTTTTCTTACCGTGTCTGTTGATTTTTTGAATTTATGCTTGCTGTATGTAATTGCTGCACCATTAAGTTTAATATCTTCTATGTTGATTTCTTTATTCACTAGATAACTCCAATAGCTTACATCTTCAATTGTAAATGAGTTTGCTTTAACGATTGTGTGCGTTATGGTATCCGTTTTGTTCTGAATATGCACTTCTGGATCTACAATAGTGATAGTTCCAGAGAAGCTTTCTAGATTTATATCACTATATGAGACAGTAAAATGCTCTGGCAGCCTATTTTTTAAAAAGAATTCTGCTTTATTTTTTACAGCTCGATTTATAAGAATTTGAGCTGTAAGTATTGCTAGTATTAAGATTACCAGCGAGATGAGAATTGTTCTTGTTTTTTTATTCATAGGTTAAATATAGTAT includes:
- a CDS encoding efflux RND transporter periplasmic adaptor subunit, with translation MRNIILSVIGVLVIVGAIFAAIKISESNDKPKPEVKKVVKTVFVEEVKNGTVPITIPANGSLVAKNRLELYAEVQGVFRSSAHDFKAGQSYRRGETLIRIDGAEFNASIQSARSEFSNLLTSLMPDLRLDYPEAFPQWQEYLEKFSVDKSIPDLPEITSDNVRYFITGRGVSAAYYNIKNLEQRSYKYRITAPFSGIVTEALVTNGTLIRQGQKLGEFIDTSVFELELSISKNLSDLLKIGEDVSLKTVNGNKSYTGKVVRVNGRVDQATQTIGVFVQVDGDDLKEGMYLESLLEAKNEQNAIELSRKLLVDQNKIFVLKDSILDVMEVNPVYFSPDKMVVKGIPDGTKVLSKSVPGAYAGMLVKENKEQTQTPE
- a CDS encoding efflux RND transporter permease subunit, which encodes MKKIISYFIRYSVAGNVLILAFVIFGVAGILQLKSSFFPLQEAEIININVTYPGAAPQEIEEGVVLKIEDNLKGLIGVERVTSTSRESGGSITVEIETDENIDDMLAEVKNAVDRVPNFPTGMEPLVVSKQEQIRQTIDFAISGENIELSALKNIARDIENDLRAMDGISQINISGYPQEEIEIAVRENDLLAYDLTFVEVAQAVSRANILTTGGNIKTDAEDYLIRASNRVYYGNELNNIVVRSQQDGTTVRLQDVADVSDRFSETPNASYFNGNMAVNIEITNTNSEDLITTADQVNEYILEFNEKYTGIHIDVVSDSSIRLNERTNLLIENGAVGIILVLVFLSFFLNTRLAFWVAFGLPISFLGMFIFADSFDVTINVLSLFGMIIVIGILVDDGIVISENIYQHFEMGKSRTQAAIDGTMEVLPPIIAAITTTILAFSTFLFLDGRIGNFFGEVSVIVILTLVVSLVEALVILPAHIAHSKALIPDDEISIKDKKGIDKLLFKLRKYNEYGDQMMRYLRDKVYSPILRFALQQRFVTFAILAALMILTIGSISGGIIRTAFFPNIASDRVSINLLMPEGTNPKITDSIITSIETAVWVVNEDYTARQSGNKQVVENIIKRVGPGNNKASLNVNLLPGEERDFASQEITNSIREQVGEVYGVELLTFGSGGNFGGSPVSVSILGNNTEELKAVKQELRTYMETNPLLADVTDTDPEGIKEINVELNETAYALGLNLADVMSQIRAGFFGLQAQRFQRGQDEIRVWVRYARSDRESINDLDEMRIVTPSGQRVPFAEIGTYEIMRSDESIRHLNGLREIQVNADLKDPKGSPTEILATIENTVMPDILSKYPTVRVIYEGQNREAKKLTDSAEIVVPVIIFLIYIVIAFTFRSYSQPLLLILMIPFSLIAVGWGHWIHDFPVNILSALGIIALIGIMVNDGLVLIGKFNSFLREGMAFDTALYEAGRTRFRAIFLTSVTTIAGIAPLLLEKSRQAQFLKPMAISIAYGIGIATVLTLIILPILLSFTNTVKQKSKWLVTNEKVTKEEVERAIKEMKEEEEHNTSNAAMDDKNSSDGDATLIKPLYDK
- a CDS encoding TolC family protein: MTNRLYSVPLILVLLCAYVSAFAQEPQTPFLSSEDAVRAMLTNNFGIQIANNNVGVADNNTSILNSDYLPTVFGQAGANFDRTTSTTDFNGALDNDGNARPNVVIPDAETVRYDASINASYTLFDGLGRFYNYKQLKEQYNLSQLEARETIENTMVQLFSVYYEVARIEENIAVFETALEISRKRETRAQYQFDYGQVNKLQILNAQVDIVTDSINLLNAKQQLRNTQRDLNVVLAAPLENLKTADTTVAFVSPLLIDSYVEQASVNNVNLLQVEQDIIISDYEIKKAKGLFLPTIGLTGSYGWNLANNPASAFFPGTTRSSTSLAAGASLSWNIFDGGRSIVGLKNARIALDSQKLIKEQLKQQVYRDIANAKGNYQNALMVFRLQEQNVITSEANFERSSEQFKLGQVSSVEFRQAQLNLLNAQTTKNAAKYTAKLAEIQLLQLTGQLLNVDF
- a CDS encoding CPXCG motif-containing cysteine-rich protein — its product is MYEHFFQCPYCWEEISMLLDPSISSVYVEDCEVCCNPIELQVGFEDGTLTSFSAIDIEQ
- a CDS encoding STAS/SEC14 domain-containing protein produces the protein MIIELNIADDTLGFVYENKIAQDGVNQVKAAIEKKLESHDKINIYLEDDDVDEIEIRAFIDHTFFDISYAKRINRLVIVSNRSWIRRVVRLKDLLMTSDVKAYSSKKRVDALCWVMKK